A single Lactuca sativa cultivar Salinas chromosome 8, Lsat_Salinas_v11, whole genome shotgun sequence DNA region contains:
- the LOC111906295 gene encoding uncharacterized protein LOC111906295, translating into MEDNEWETIQASSSATQSDEDVGDAVVVATPTNFHDASGVAPSNHQGLLVFTQPPQDDYLHEPVLETPSPRSSYSSSSNPSSTEIVEGELPQPPETRNTQLKASFRILSSWVLRIAYGIRDKIGFWSIASVTAFATVMVYGMQWQRRRMLAAKESKDQLKLLINQKDEKIKQLLLQIDRMNEALLARRRVPVFRVVVDSPLMIGPRAN; encoded by the exons ATGGAGGACAACGAGTGGGAGACAATTCAAGCATCCAGTTCCGCCACTCAATCGGATGAAGACGTCGGCGATGCGGTGGTGGTGGCCACACCAACCAATTTCCACGATGCCTCGGGTGTTGCTCCAAGCAATCACCAGGGGTTACTCGTTTTCACTCAACCACCACAAGATGACTACCTCCATGAACCAGTTCTGGAAACGCCCTCGCCACGGTCGTCGTATTCGTCGTCATCAAACCCTTCTTCCACTGAGATAGTCGAGGGTGAGTTGCCACAGCCACCCGAAACGAGAAACACGCAACTAAAGGCCAGTTTCAGGATTTTGAGCTCATGGGTTTTGAGGATTGCTTACGGGATCCGTGACAAAATTGGATTTTGGTCAATTGCGTCGGTGACGGCTTTTGCGACGGTGATGGTGTACGGAATGCAATGGCAGCGCCGGCGGATGTTAGCGGCGAAAGAGAGTAAGGATCAGCTGAAGCTTCTCATAAATCAGAAAGATGAG AAAATAAAACAACTTCTTCTCCAAATCGATCGAATGAATGAAGCCCTATTAGCTAGAAGAAGAGTTCCAGTGTTTCGGGTTGTGGTTGATAGTCCACTCATGATAGGTCCGAGGGCAAACTAG